In a single window of the Niabella ginsenosidivorans genome:
- a CDS encoding sulfate adenylyltransferase subunit 1 has product MDILRFITAGSVDDGKSTLIGRLLYDSKSILVDQLEALEKQSRNKNADGIDLALLTDGLRAEREQGITIDVAYRYFSTPKRKFIIADAPGHVQYTRNMITGASNSSLIVILIDARVGVIEQTRRHSIIASLLKIPHVVVAINKMDLVDFSEERYEAIKADYEKVAAQLNIKNTTYIPISALLGDNIVEPSKNMTWYTGKPLLEFLEEVKLDADINHNDPRFQVQYVIRPQTTELHDYRGYAGQIISGVYRAGDRIQVLPAGITTTITKIETGGQEVSEAFAPQAVVLHIADDIDVSRGDTFARVDNLPKVANEIEVVLCWLDNKPLIQGNRYFLQHKSRLVKTIVREVSYKLDVNTLERIPAEDGVKLNEVVRARIKTAAPLVYDDFVALRDYGNAILVDETSNSTVAAVLLN; this is encoded by the coding sequence ATGGACATATTAAGATTCATAACAGCAGGTAGTGTGGATGATGGTAAAAGCACTTTGATCGGAAGGCTTTTGTATGACAGCAAAAGCATACTGGTGGATCAGCTGGAAGCACTGGAAAAACAATCCAGGAATAAAAACGCAGATGGCATCGACCTAGCCTTGCTGACTGATGGGCTGAGGGCAGAAAGAGAACAGGGCATCACCATTGATGTCGCTTACCGTTACTTTTCCACGCCAAAGAGGAAATTTATTATTGCAGATGCGCCCGGCCATGTACAGTACACCCGCAACATGATCACCGGCGCCTCCAACTCAAGCCTCATTGTTATCCTCATCGATGCAAGGGTTGGCGTAATTGAGCAGACCCGCCGCCACTCCATCATTGCTTCCTTATTAAAAATACCGCATGTGGTAGTGGCCATTAATAAGATGGACCTGGTTGATTTTTCTGAAGAACGGTATGAGGCAATAAAAGCAGATTACGAAAAAGTAGCTGCACAGCTTAACATAAAAAATACAACTTACATACCTATTTCAGCTTTATTGGGCGATAATATTGTGGAACCGTCAAAAAATATGACCTGGTATACCGGCAAACCTCTGCTGGAGTTCCTGGAAGAAGTAAAGCTGGACGCGGATATTAACCATAATGATCCCCGCTTTCAGGTGCAGTACGTGATCCGCCCCCAAACTACCGAGCTGCATGATTACCGTGGCTACGCCGGGCAGATCATCAGCGGTGTTTACAGGGCAGGTGACCGCATACAGGTACTGCCGGCAGGAATCACCACCACCATTACAAAAATTGAAACAGGTGGCCAGGAAGTGAGCGAAGCATTTGCTCCCCAGGCCGTTGTATTACATATTGCAGATGATATTGATGTGAGCCGCGGTGATACTTTTGCGCGGGTTGACAATTTGCCAAAAGTAGCAAATGAAATAGAAGTAGTGCTTTGCTGGCTGGATAATAAGCCACTTATACAGGGCAACAGGTACTTCCTCCAGCATAAAAGCCGTCTGGTAAAAACCATTGTGCGCGAAGTGTCCTATAAACTGGATGTAAATACATTGGAGCGCATACCCGCAGAAGACGGTGTAAAACTGAATGAAGTAGTGCGTGCCAGAATTAAAACAGCGGCACCGCTGGTATACGACGACTTTGTTGCATTACGTGATTATGGCAATGCCATTCTGGTAGATGAGACCAGCAACAGCACGGTGGCAGCAGTATTATTAAACTGA
- the cobA gene encoding uroporphyrinogen-III C-methyltransferase produces the protein MLLQHSPSTKKQPGRNTGKVILAGAGPGDPDLITVKAADALRKADVVLTDRLVSEVILHRYVPATAEIVYVGKECSKKRSVPQKTINELLVHYALQGKGVVRLKGGDASIFSNILDELQTLTEHAISYEIIPGVTAALGAAACAGMPLTARGYATAVRFLTYYKSDMVTDAYWKELAGTEDTLVFYMSSGTLDQAVQKLIQFRISKEKHLAVIEQATTCFQQVHTCSLYDYATTLKGITFASPSLVVIGKVVALHQQFKWLANSHNRQLYFKPVTEEMINVHQQNNLKHAI, from the coding sequence ATGCTTCTTCAACATTCGCCGTCCACAAAAAAACAGCCAGGCAGAAATACCGGTAAAGTGATCCTTGCCGGTGCAGGGCCCGGAGACCCGGATCTGATCACGGTAAAAGCAGCAGACGCTTTACGAAAAGCGGACGTAGTGCTCACAGACCGCCTGGTGAGCGAAGTGATCCTGCACCGCTACGTTCCTGCCACTGCTGAAATCGTGTATGTAGGTAAGGAATGCAGCAAAAAAAGATCGGTACCGCAAAAAACCATCAATGAGCTGCTGGTGCATTATGCGTTGCAGGGAAAGGGAGTGGTTCGGTTAAAAGGAGGAGACGCGTCTATATTCTCCAATATCCTGGATGAGCTGCAAACACTTACAGAACATGCCATTTCCTATGAGATCATTCCGGGTGTGACAGCTGCACTGGGCGCTGCAGCCTGTGCCGGAATGCCTCTGACCGCAAGGGGGTACGCAACAGCCGTACGGTTCCTTACGTATTATAAATCGGATATGGTTACCGATGCTTACTGGAAAGAACTGGCCGGCACAGAAGATACGCTTGTATTTTATATGTCATCCGGAACACTGGATCAGGCCGTGCAGAAATTAATACAGTTCCGTATTTCAAAGGAAAAGCACCTGGCAGTTATTGAGCAGGCTACCACCTGCTTTCAGCAGGTGCATACCTGCAGCCTGTATGATTATGCCACTACATTAAAGGGCATAACCTTTGCATCGCCAAGCCTGGTGGTCATTGGAAAAGTAGTAGCGCTCCACCAGCAATTCAAATGGCTGGCAAACAGCCATAACCGGCAGTTGTATTTTAAACCGGTAACAGAAGAAATGATCAATGTTCATCAACAAAATAATTTAAAACATGCTATCTGA
- a CDS encoding diflavin oxidoreductase — MLSDVKLGALKSLTPTLTRDELLWASGYFAGLAQGIAGGQEPIAAAPAAVKKIALVYGTETGNAKKLATQLAGIAKKKGITVKLTGLDQYRFADLPKEEYFFVVISTQGEGEPPVQAKKFYEHIHENQIDLSKLKFGVLGLGDSSYPEFCKTGEDVDARLEALGGHRLLPLKKCDVDYEEDALHWLENVIAVLQTSAAHAAPIPSLPTEKKPSGKKYYNGKVITNINLNDRGSRKQTFHIEIVTEEPIDYEPGDALGIVPSNKQDMINKIIGITGIDPDKEIKTEKITATVRDLLSQHLNICYLLKATVKKFAELTGQQIPDTRMSLYDLLRIYPVKDAAQFEEVIKILTAQSPRLYSISSSPNAHGENEIHITVSKNQFTVEDEERYGVCSEFLSDLDEGHEIEFFIQKARHFKLPEESKDVIMIGPGTGIAPFRSFLAERDATGASGKNWLFFGEQHFVTDFLYQTEIQSYLATGVLNNIDLAFSRDTDQKIYVQHRIKEKGDELIRWLNDGAYLYICGAKDPMCSDVEATFIELLQSKGKSKEEARSFLTQLEEEGRYSKDVY, encoded by the coding sequence ATGCTATCTGATGTTAAATTAGGGGCCCTCAAAAGTCTTACGCCTACGCTTACACGGGATGAGCTGCTTTGGGCAAGCGGATATTTTGCCGGCCTGGCGCAGGGAATTGCAGGTGGGCAGGAGCCAATCGCAGCTGCACCGGCAGCCGTAAAAAAAATAGCACTGGTGTATGGCACAGAAACGGGGAACGCCAAAAAACTGGCTACACAATTAGCCGGCATTGCAAAGAAGAAAGGAATTACAGTAAAGCTTACCGGCCTGGATCAGTACCGGTTTGCCGATCTTCCGAAAGAAGAATATTTTTTTGTAGTGATCAGCACCCAGGGTGAAGGCGAACCGCCGGTTCAGGCAAAAAAATTTTATGAACATATTCATGAGAACCAGATCGACCTGAGCAAATTAAAATTTGGTGTACTGGGGCTGGGAGACAGTTCTTATCCGGAGTTTTGCAAAACCGGTGAAGACGTGGATGCACGGCTGGAAGCATTGGGTGGCCACCGGCTGCTGCCTTTAAAAAAATGTGATGTAGATTACGAGGAAGATGCGCTGCACTGGCTTGAAAATGTGATTGCAGTATTGCAGACGAGCGCTGCACATGCAGCTCCCATACCATCCCTGCCTACTGAAAAGAAGCCTTCCGGTAAAAAATATTACAACGGAAAGGTGATCACCAATATCAATTTAAACGACCGCGGCTCCAGGAAACAGACCTTTCATATTGAAATTGTAACGGAAGAGCCCATAGATTATGAGCCGGGAGATGCGCTGGGAATTGTACCTTCCAATAAACAGGATATGATCAATAAGATCATTGGCATTACAGGCATCGATCCTGATAAAGAAATTAAAACAGAAAAAATAACCGCCACTGTCCGCGATCTCTTAAGCCAGCATTTAAATATCTGCTACCTGCTAAAAGCTACCGTAAAGAAATTTGCAGAGCTTACGGGGCAGCAGATCCCGGATACCCGCATGAGCCTTTACGACCTTTTGCGCATTTATCCCGTAAAAGACGCAGCGCAATTTGAAGAGGTCATCAAAATATTAACAGCACAGTCGCCACGGCTGTATTCCATTTCTTCCTCCCCCAATGCGCACGGAGAAAATGAGATTCATATAACTGTTTCCAAAAACCAGTTCACCGTTGAAGATGAAGAACGGTATGGGGTATGCAGTGAATTCCTGTCAGACCTTGATGAAGGGCATGAGATCGAGTTTTTTATCCAGAAGGCCAGGCATTTTAAACTGCCGGAAGAAAGTAAGGATGTGATCATGATCGGACCCGGTACCGGCATAGCACCGTTCCGATCCTTCCTGGCCGAGCGCGATGCCACCGGCGCAAGCGGTAAGAACTGGCTTTTCTTCGGAGAACAGCATTTTGTGACCGACTTCCTGTACCAGACAGAGATACAGAGTTACCTGGCAACAGGCGTATTAAACAACATCGACCTGGCTTTTTCCCGGGACACTGATCAGAAAATATATGTACAACATCGCATAAAAGAAAAAGGGGACGAACTGATCCGCTGGCTGAATGACGGCGCCTATCTTTACATCTGTGGTGCAAAAGACCCTATGTGCAGTGATGTGGAGGCCACCTTTATTGAGCTGCTTCAGTCAAAAGGAAAATCAAAAGAAGAAGCACGCAGCTTTTTAACACAGCTGGAGGAAGAAGGAAGATATTCAAAGGATGTATATTAG
- the cysI gene encoding assimilatory sulfite reductase (NADPH) hemoprotein subunit, with the protein MSGKNNLSGTEKIKLASQGLRGTLKESLKDDYTGAIREDDQALVKFHGMYMQDDRDRREERSRKKLEPLYSFMIRLRLPGGLMTPEQWIGLYHIAGKYSTGTIKITTRQTIQLHGILKSHTKPTISAFNTLHLDSIAACGDVNRNVTCASHPKESPLHEEIYQFAREISAYHLPKTRGYYEIWMDAEKLAETTEEDPLYQDRYLPRKFKIGIAIPPNNDIDVFINDLGLIAIIEDGILKGYNFAAGGGLGSTHGNPATYARLGSMLGYVPREKALKAIYEVITVQRDFGNRSDRKQARLKYTIDKMGVDQYREEVEKRCGFQFEPARPYTFTSRKDAYGWSQNHEGKWYYTLFVENGRVLDEKGYPLKTGLLKVAETGKANFRFTCNQNLILSDIADEDKAAITDILTAHGIIQSTSGASAIRKNAMACVALNTCGLALAEAQRYLPTLITKLEPVLQKHQLQDEDIIVRMTGCPNGCGRSPNAEIGFVGTALGKYNLHLGGDRLGSRLNTKYKESLDERQIIDTLDELFGIYVKERMPEETFGDFSQRKWIDPTPNL; encoded by the coding sequence ATGAGCGGTAAAAATAATTTATCAGGAACAGAAAAAATTAAATTGGCCAGCCAGGGCCTGCGGGGCACTTTAAAGGAAAGCCTTAAAGATGACTATACAGGAGCCATCAGGGAAGACGATCAGGCACTGGTCAAATTCCATGGCATGTACATGCAGGACGACAGGGATCGCCGTGAGGAACGGAGCCGCAAAAAGCTGGAACCTCTTTATTCCTTTATGATCCGTTTACGTTTACCCGGTGGTCTTATGACGCCGGAGCAGTGGATAGGGCTATACCACATTGCAGGAAAGTATTCCACCGGCACTATAAAAATCACCACAAGGCAAACCATTCAGCTGCATGGCATTCTGAAATCGCATACCAAACCCACCATCAGTGCATTTAACACCCTGCACCTGGATTCCATTGCCGCCTGCGGCGATGTGAACAGGAATGTCACCTGCGCATCGCATCCAAAAGAATCTCCGTTACATGAAGAGATCTATCAGTTTGCCCGGGAAATCAGTGCTTATCATCTTCCCAAAACCCGCGGCTATTATGAAATATGGATGGATGCAGAGAAATTAGCAGAAACTACGGAAGAAGATCCGTTATACCAGGATCGCTACCTGCCCAGGAAATTCAAGATCGGTATTGCCATTCCTCCCAATAATGATATAGATGTATTTATCAACGATCTGGGACTGATTGCTATTATAGAGGACGGTATCCTGAAAGGGTACAACTTTGCTGCCGGAGGCGGGCTTGGTTCAACACACGGCAATCCGGCCACTTACGCACGCCTGGGGAGTATGCTGGGTTATGTGCCCAGGGAAAAGGCTTTAAAAGCCATTTATGAAGTGATAACAGTGCAACGCGACTTTGGAAACAGAAGCGACCGCAAACAGGCCCGTTTAAAATATACGATCGACAAAATGGGCGTTGATCAATACCGGGAAGAAGTGGAAAAACGCTGCGGCTTTCAGTTTGAGCCGGCCCGCCCCTATACATTTACCAGTCGCAAGGACGCCTATGGCTGGTCGCAAAACCATGAAGGAAAATGGTACTATACTCTGTTCGTTGAAAACGGGCGCGTGCTGGATGAAAAAGGATATCCTTTAAAAACCGGTTTATTAAAAGTAGCCGAAACCGGCAAGGCAAATTTCAGGTTCACCTGTAACCAGAATCTGATCCTCAGCGATATTGCGGATGAAGATAAAGCAGCAATAACGGATATTTTAACAGCGCACGGCATTATACAAAGCACCAGCGGGGCCAGCGCCATCCGCAAAAATGCAATGGCCTGTGTAGCTTTGAATACCTGCGGTCTTGCCCTGGCTGAAGCGCAGCGTTATTTGCCTACTCTTATCACAAAGCTGGAACCCGTTTTACAGAAGCACCAGCTGCAGGATGAAGATATTATTGTACGAATGACAGGCTGCCCTAACGGCTGCGGACGTTCGCCCAATGCTGAGATCGGGTTTGTAGGTACCGCTTTGGGCAAATACAATCTGCACCTGGGCGGCGACCGTTTAGGCAGCAGGCTGAACACAAAATATAAGGAAAGCCTCGATGAAAGGCAGATCATTGATACGCTGGATGAGCTCTTTGGCATTTATGTAAAAGAAAGGATGCCGGAAGAAACCTTTGGCGACTTTTCACAACGAAAATGGATCGACCCAACCCCAAACCTATAA
- the epsC gene encoding serine O-acetyltransferase EpsC, producing the protein MTEKDFLSLLQKHNKKHTGNIPDKALSHQFIDDIFGFLFVPKTGVNQKESDLEKGWYSLKSHLTTLIYDVVNDGAKAQNLSDKFFKELPGIYDTLQKDASFFIANDPAALNKEEVLHAYPGFYTIAVYRISNELWKLGIRVLPRIFTEYAHSKTGIDIHPGATIGASFFIDHGTGVVIGETAVIGEKVKIYQGVTIGALNSAKSRKDQQRHPTIEDNVVIYSGATILGGDTIIGKDSIIGGNAWITFSVPPASLVYHKSEVIAKQHFSYKDSVEQILEKKK; encoded by the coding sequence ATGACCGAAAAAGATTTTTTGAGCCTGCTCCAGAAACACAATAAAAAGCACACAGGAAATATTCCTGATAAAGCTTTAAGCCACCAGTTCATCGACGACATTTTCGGGTTCCTTTTTGTGCCCAAAACAGGCGTTAACCAAAAGGAAAGTGATCTCGAAAAAGGATGGTATTCCTTAAAAAGTCATTTAACCACTCTTATTTACGATGTGGTGAACGACGGTGCAAAAGCGCAAAACCTGTCTGATAAATTCTTCAAGGAATTGCCCGGCATCTATGATACATTGCAAAAGGATGCTTCTTTTTTTATAGCCAATGATCCGGCTGCCTTAAATAAAGAAGAAGTGCTGCATGCATACCCCGGCTTTTATACAATTGCTGTTTACCGAATTTCCAATGAGCTGTGGAAGCTGGGCATACGCGTGCTGCCCCGCATCTTTACAGAATATGCGCATAGCAAAACCGGGATTGATATTCATCCCGGTGCCACCATTGGCGCTTCCTTTTTTATTGATCATGGTACAGGAGTTGTGATCGGCGAAACAGCAGTGATCGGCGAAAAAGTAAAGATCTATCAGGGGGTGACCATTGGCGCATTAAATTCCGCCAAATCAAGAAAAGACCAGCAAAGACATCCGACCATTGAAGACAATGTGGTTATCTATTCCGGGGCCACCATTTTAGGAGGCGATACCATTATTGGAAAAGACAGTATTATTGGCGGCAATGCCTGGATCACCTTCAGCGTACCGCCGGCTTCGCTGGTTTATCACAAAAGCGAAGTGATTGCCAAACAGCATTTTTCTTATAAGGATTCAGTAGAGCAAATACTGGAAAAGAAAAAATAA
- a CDS encoding TSUP family transporter: MKEQQAIAGTNASKDVNPLFPVFLKLEQLRLLIIGGGKVALEKLEAVLGNAPGTSVTLVAKEVAQDIKTLASAYAGLHIEERGYVADDIRNADLVIAAVNNIATAQEIRAVALKEKKLINVADKPELCDFYLGSIVKKGHLKIAISTNGKSPTIAKRLRETLSASIPEEMDDLLNNMQHIRNQLTGSFDQKVKVLNQITKELAVKSADSNAALHLQTRPENEMMESSVLVASATRRSKPYLIGIGLFLIIAFAIYIIYAFGLSGDILHFLNKDHHLFYWMLLIGFLAEIVAGSMGMGYGVICTSILLMLNVAPAVVSASIHSAESFTTAAGSISHFKLGNVNKKLTKALAIPAIIGAIIGAISLSYLGEKDAKLLKPFIGAYTLYLGVRILMNVFKKKNVKIKPKSTRLTPLGLIGGFIDSFGGGGWGPLVTGTLIKNGRTPRYVIGSSTVAKFILTLTSAITFVFTLGVQHWNIVLGLLIGGIVTAPFSAMLTSKLPAKKMFVVVGALVIIMSLVTIYKALFL; this comes from the coding sequence ATGAAAGAGCAACAAGCTATAGCCGGCACCAATGCTTCAAAAGATGTGAACCCGTTGTTTCCCGTTTTTCTGAAGCTGGAACAATTACGGCTATTGATCATCGGTGGCGGAAAAGTAGCCCTGGAAAAGCTGGAAGCTGTTTTGGGCAATGCACCGGGAACCTCCGTTACGCTTGTGGCAAAAGAAGTGGCACAGGACATTAAAACACTGGCATCAGCATACGCCGGCCTCCATATTGAAGAAAGAGGCTATGTTGCTGATGATATCCGTAACGCTGATCTGGTCATTGCAGCCGTGAACAATATAGCAACGGCCCAGGAAATAAGAGCCGTTGCTCTAAAAGAAAAAAAGCTGATCAATGTAGCGGATAAACCGGAATTATGCGATTTTTATCTGGGATCGATCGTAAAAAAAGGGCATCTGAAAATTGCCATTTCTACCAACGGTAAATCACCCACCATAGCAAAGCGCCTGCGCGAAACACTCAGCGCATCCATACCGGAAGAAATGGATGACCTGCTGAATAATATGCAGCACATCCGCAACCAGCTAACGGGAAGCTTTGACCAAAAAGTAAAAGTGCTGAACCAGATCACCAAAGAACTCGCGGTAAAAAGTGCTGACAGCAATGCTGCATTGCATCTGCAAACCCGGCCGGAAAATGAAATGATGGAAAGCTCCGTTTTAGTAGCCAGTGCAACAAGACGTAGCAAGCCTTACTTAATAGGCATTGGATTGTTCCTTATCATTGCCTTTGCCATATATATTATTTATGCTTTCGGGCTATCAGGAGATATTCTTCATTTCCTGAACAAAGATCATCACCTGTTCTACTGGATGCTGCTGATAGGCTTTCTGGCAGAGATCGTAGCAGGATCTATGGGAATGGGCTATGGTGTTATCTGCACCTCAATACTGCTGATGCTGAACGTGGCGCCTGCCGTGGTAAGTGCCAGTATCCATTCAGCAGAGTCCTTTACTACTGCTGCAGGAAGCATCAGTCATTTCAAATTAGGGAACGTTAATAAAAAGCTCACAAAAGCACTGGCCATCCCGGCCATTATTGGTGCCATTATCGGTGCTATCTCTCTTTCTTATCTTGGAGAAAAGGATGCCAAACTGCTGAAACCTTTTATTGGTGCTTACACCTTATACCTGGGAGTACGCATATTAATGAACGTCTTTAAGAAAAAGAACGTAAAGATCAAACCAAAATCCACCCGGTTAACCCCGTTAGGGCTTATTGGCGGCTTTATTGATTCCTTTGGCGGCGGGGGCTGGGGACCGTTGGTTACCGGTACACTGATTAAGAACGGGCGCACTCCCCGTTATGTGATCGGAAGCTCTACTGTTGCCAAATTCATTCTTACCCTTACAAGCGCTATTACTTTTGTATTTACCCTGGGCGTTCAGCACTGGAATATTGTATTGGGACTGCTGATAGGCGGGATTGTTACAGCGCCTTTTTCGGCCATGCTTACCTCTAAATTACCGGCAAAAAAGATGTTTGTAGTAGTAGGAGCGCTGGTCATTATTATGAGCCTTGTTACCATTTACAAAGCACTGTTTTTATAA
- a CDS encoding TonB-dependent receptor encodes MRLQIASYRLILTGTVWLLSHSLRAQLAGRVINEQNEGIPNASIQVKGKDIGTTADDAGIFTLDNIPKIPFTITVTSVNYDPRNIVVRTTHDSLIVKLSVTYHLDTIVVTSRRRNELLQEVPIAVSVIGGAKIAEAGAFNVNRIKELVPSLQLYTSNPRNTGVNIRGLGSPFGLTNDGLDPGVGYYIDGVYYARPAAAVLDFIDVDHIEVLRGPQGTLFGKNTTAGAINIISRKPSFHPGGTIEASFGNYGYIQAKASITGPLSKRIAGRLSFSGTQRDGLIYNTRTQQHVNDINNLGFRAQLLYNVSDNTAITLSGDVSSQKPVGYAQVIAGIVKTERPDYRQFDAIIADLNYKLPSLNAFDRVIDHDTPWKSDNELGGASLNIDSKIGPGTFTSTTAWRYWNWNPSNDRDFTGLEALSKSQNPSEHKSFSQEFRYAGDINDRLSGVVGLFFIDQDVKTHGTEESGKDQWRFAQSSTSELWKTPGLLDGYGIKTESSIKSLSAAAFANVDWEFVDHFHFLPGIRLNYDEKSAVYDRKAYGGLQTDDPDLLALKNAVYSSQFYESSAAERNFTYQLTLAYKPSRRINSFATYSTSFKPVGVNVAGIPTVSGKPAIDLAVIRPEYTKHEEVGIKTNPTNDLTLNLTFHNSDIRDYQTNVQSPELGVNRGYIANADKVNVKGVEFDGSFRANTHFNFNGSFAYTDGKYVKFTNAPLPLEETGHTENGVQVAFKDISGSQLPGISKWAGSLGGEYSTAAALFGRPGQFFIALDGFYRSSFSSSPTPSRYLNIDGYTLVNGRLGFRAQKGLTAYIWSRNILNKDYYEQLLVAGGNSGQYAAVLGDQRTYGITLSYTFNSHN; translated from the coding sequence ATGAGACTTCAAATCGCCTCTTATAGGCTTATTCTTACAGGTACTGTATGGCTGCTTTCCCACTCCTTAAGAGCGCAGCTGGCAGGACGTGTTATTAACGAGCAAAATGAAGGGATCCCCAATGCCAGTATTCAGGTAAAAGGAAAGGATATCGGAACTACTGCTGACGATGCCGGCATCTTTACACTGGATAATATACCTAAAATACCCTTTACCATAACAGTAACCTCTGTTAATTATGACCCCAGGAATATTGTTGTACGAACTACCCATGATTCACTGATCGTAAAGCTTTCAGTAACCTATCACCTGGATACGATTGTGGTTACCTCCCGCCGGCGGAACGAGCTGCTCCAGGAAGTGCCCATTGCTGTTTCCGTGATCGGCGGTGCTAAAATTGCTGAAGCAGGCGCCTTTAATGTAAACCGCATTAAGGAACTGGTGCCCTCTCTCCAATTATATACTTCCAACCCCAGGAACACCGGTGTGAATATACGAGGCCTCGGTTCTCCCTTTGGGCTTACGAACGACGGGCTGGACCCCGGTGTGGGTTATTATATTGATGGCGTTTATTATGCCCGGCCCGCTGCGGCTGTTCTGGACTTTATTGATGTAGACCATATAGAAGTGCTCCGGGGGCCGCAGGGAACATTGTTCGGGAAGAACACAACTGCAGGTGCCATTAATATCATCTCCAGGAAACCCAGCTTTCATCCAGGAGGAACCATAGAAGCCAGCTTTGGTAATTACGGCTATATACAGGCCAAGGCCTCCATTACAGGACCGCTTTCCAAACGGATTGCAGGAAGATTGTCCTTCTCCGGTACCCAGCGGGACGGGTTAATTTATAATACCCGTACCCAGCAGCATGTAAATGATATCAATAACCTGGGGTTCCGGGCTCAGCTGCTGTACAATGTTTCAGACAACACCGCTATCACCCTGAGCGGGGATGTGTCTTCCCAGAAACCCGTTGGATATGCCCAGGTCATTGCCGGCATTGTTAAAACAGAAAGGCCCGATTACCGGCAATTTGATGCCATCATTGCCGATCTGAATTATAAACTGCCTTCCTTAAACGCATTTGACCGGGTTATAGACCATGATACTCCGTGGAAATCGGACAATGAATTGGGCGGCGCATCGCTGAATATTGACAGCAAGATAGGTCCGGGCACATTCACTTCAACCACTGCCTGGCGGTATTGGAACTGGAATCCTTCCAATGACCGCGACTTTACAGGGCTGGAAGCGCTTTCCAAATCACAGAATCCATCTGAACATAAAAGCTTTTCACAGGAATTCCGGTACGCAGGTGATATTAACGACCGCCTCAGTGGTGTAGTAGGCCTGTTCTTTATTGACCAGGATGTGAAAACGCATGGAACAGAAGAATCCGGCAAAGATCAGTGGCGCTTTGCACAAAGTTCTACAAGCGAGCTGTGGAAAACTCCGGGCCTGCTTGACGGGTATGGGATCAAAACCGAATCCTCTATAAAATCGTTAAGCGCAGCAGCATTCGCTAATGTAGACTGGGAGTTTGTGGACCATTTCCATTTTTTACCCGGTATTCGTCTGAACTATGATGAAAAAAGCGCTGTTTACGACCGGAAAGCCTATGGTGGCCTGCAAACAGATGATCCGGATCTGCTTGCATTAAAAAATGCTGTCTATTCAAGCCAGTTCTATGAATCCAGCGCAGCAGAGCGTAATTTTACTTATCAGCTTACCCTGGCATACAAACCTTCCAGGCGTATTAATTCTTTTGCCACTTATTCCACCAGCTTTAAGCCCGTAGGGGTAAATGTGGCCGGTATTCCAACCGTTTCCGGGAAACCAGCTATTGACCTGGCTGTAATACGCCCGGAATATACCAAACATGAGGAAGTAGGAATTAAGACCAACCCGACCAACGACCTTACATTAAATTTAACCTTCCATAATTCTGACATCAGGGATTACCAGACCAACGTTCAAAGCCCGGAACTGGGAGTAAACCGCGGGTACATTGCCAATGCTGATAAAGTGAATGTTAAAGGCGTTGAATTTGACGGAAGCTTTCGTGCCAACACCCATTTTAATTTTAACGGGTCTTTTGCATATACAGATGGTAAATATGTGAAGTTTACCAATGCGCCCCTGCCTTTAGAAGAAACCGGCCATACCGAAAATGGCGTTCAGGTCGCATTTAAAGACATCTCCGGCAGTCAATTGCCGGGCATTTCCAAATGGGCCGGTTCATTAGGAGGTGAATACAGCACAGCAGCAGCGCTTTTTGGCAGACCCGGTCAGTTCTTTATTGCGCTTGACGGTTTCTATCGCTCTTCTTTTTCCTCAAGCCCCACTCCTTCCAGATATTTAAATATAGATGGTTACACCCTGGTTAATGGCCGGTTGGGCTTCCGGGCGCAGAAAGGACTGACCGCTTATATATGGAGCCGCAATATCCTGAACAAAGATTATTACGAGCAACTGCTGGTAGCCGGAGGCAATTCCGGTCAGTATGCCGCTGTGCTGGGTGATCAGCGAACATATGGCATAACACTCAGCTATACCTTCAACAGCCATAATTAG